Proteins from one Planctomyces sp. SH-PL62 genomic window:
- a CDS encoding TIGR03067 domain-containing protein, translated as MWSRLIPLGLVVLLVQAPEPSPGLTAELARHQGVWRGVSFRRDGKETPEAIVRTITRTVDDDRVVWRRDGKSFSGSTIILDPAADPRTIDVLADGGPGRDKTVRGLYKLEGDELTICTADPDEPRPTAFRADAGDRWTLMVFKREKPDAKP; from the coding sequence ATGTGGAGCCGCCTCATCCCCCTGGGCCTCGTCGTCCTGCTTGTGCAGGCACCCGAGCCGTCCCCCGGGCTCACGGCCGAGCTGGCGAGGCACCAGGGCGTCTGGCGGGGCGTCTCCTTCCGTCGCGACGGCAAGGAGACGCCCGAGGCGATCGTCCGCACCATCACCCGGACGGTCGACGACGACCGCGTCGTCTGGCGTCGCGACGGCAAGAGCTTCTCCGGCTCCACCATCATCCTCGACCCGGCCGCCGACCCCAGGACGATCGACGTCCTCGCCGACGGCGGCCCCGGACGCGACAAGACCGTGCGCGGCCTCTACAAGCTCGAAGGCGACGAGCTGACTATCTGCACCGCCGACCCCGACGAGCCCCGCCCCACCGCCTTCCGCGCCGACGCGGGCGACCGCTGGACCCTCATGGTCTTCAAACGCGAGAAGCCCGACGCGAAGCCCTGA
- a CDS encoding TlpA disulfide reductase family protein translates to MRFLGLASAICGLAGLAFGDEAMVRGRVVDERGEPVAGAAVGWFWRANGSGKGPDGRPLDLNVPENVQEFWGNLGRMEPSGRDSDQAESGPDGRFAIRAGGRRHVLMAMDRDRKRGGCAVLPKGGETAPVEIRIGPTAVLRGSLSVPGAGDEAAWTHVYLNFPEDPVRPLASTRLVSCGSFKSKFAMSLPPGRYVLQGYNETLDARLDPDREVVIPPGATEVDLGVLALSRERARPEADFRRYQESSAWIDVERRFGKPAPEWSATDARGVPKGVRVQDFRGKWLLIYFWGFECAPCLGTDLPALARFYEERRADRDRFEVVAVCVAGEGDPASMAEVDHKLTNIVEHAWGGKVLPFPIILDASYRSMENFGVATMGPVLVDPTGNLMKGGRTELADKLDEAAKRTSR, encoded by the coding sequence ATGCGATTCCTTGGGCTGGCGTCGGCGATCTGTGGGCTCGCGGGCCTCGCGTTCGGCGACGAGGCGATGGTGCGAGGGCGGGTGGTCGACGAGCGCGGCGAGCCCGTGGCGGGGGCGGCGGTCGGTTGGTTCTGGAGGGCCAATGGCTCGGGCAAGGGCCCGGACGGCCGGCCGCTCGACCTGAACGTCCCGGAGAACGTCCAGGAGTTCTGGGGGAACCTGGGGCGGATGGAACCGTCCGGCCGTGATTCCGACCAGGCCGAGAGTGGCCCAGACGGCCGATTTGCCATCCGGGCCGGGGGCCGGCGTCACGTCTTGATGGCGATGGACCGCGATCGAAAGCGAGGCGGCTGCGCCGTGCTCCCCAAAGGGGGCGAGACCGCGCCCGTCGAGATTCGCATCGGCCCGACGGCGGTGCTCCGCGGCTCGCTGAGCGTTCCCGGCGCGGGCGACGAGGCGGCATGGACTCACGTCTATCTCAACTTCCCCGAGGACCCCGTGCGTCCCCTGGCGTCAACCCGGCTCGTGAGCTGCGGCTCCTTCAAATCGAAGTTCGCGATGTCATTGCCGCCGGGCCGCTACGTCCTTCAGGGATACAACGAGACTCTCGACGCGCGGCTCGATCCGGACCGGGAGGTCGTCATCCCGCCGGGAGCGACCGAGGTGGATCTCGGCGTGCTCGCCTTATCGCGGGAACGGGCCCGGCCCGAGGCCGACTTCCGCCGATACCAGGAGTCTTCGGCCTGGATCGACGTCGAACGGCGGTTCGGCAAGCCCGCCCCCGAATGGAGCGCGACCGACGCGCGAGGAGTCCCGAAGGGAGTCCGCGTGCAGGACTTCCGGGGCAAGTGGTTGTTGATCTACTTCTGGGGATTCGAATGCGCGCCCTGCCTGGGGACCGATCTCCCCGCGCTCGCGAGGTTCTACGAAGAACGGAGGGCCGACCGCGATCGGTTCGAGGTCGTGGCCGTATGCGTCGCGGGCGAGGGAGATCCAGCCTCCATGGCCGAGGTCGATCACAAGTTGACGAACATCGTCGAGCACGCCTGGGGAGGCAAGGTCCTGCCGTTCCCGATCATCCTCGACGCTTCCTACCGCTCGATGGAGAACTTCGGCGTCGCGACGATGGGCCCCGTCCTGGTCGACCCGACCGGGAATCTGATGAAAGGGGGACGGACCGAACTGGCCGACAAGCTCGATGAGGCCGCGAAGCGGACCTCGCGGTGA
- a CDS encoding glycosyl hydrolase family 95 catalytic domain-containing protein gives MEVPTDRRVERFGAKDPGLVALHFQYGRYLLIASARPGGQPPNLQGLWNDEVRAPWSSNYTVNINTEMNHWPAESTNLAECHEPLFGLIRELAVNGARTAKVNYGCGGWVSHHNVDLWRQSAPVGDYGHGDASWALWPMSGPWLCQHLWEHYAFGGDEAFLRESAYPLMKGAAEFCLDFLVDDGDGRLVTSPSTSPENWFLAPDGRRSAVSAAATMDLMLIHDLFTHCIAATKVLGVDAPFRERLETALAKLLPLQIGPDGRLQEWSKPFAETEPHHRHLSHLWGLYPGNQITRATPDLLEAARKSLIARSDEGTGWSTGWKISLWARLGDGDHAFALIERTLRLGPGGVYANLFGSHPPFQMDGNFAFPAGVAEMLLQSHEADGEIHLLPALPTAWPTGSVAGLRARGGFDVDLAWKDGRLSSTTIRSRLGRKATVRYGEKAVEVETKPGGETTMNQDLSVRSDP, from the coding sequence GTGGAGGTCCCGACCGACCGGCGGGTCGAGCGGTTCGGCGCGAAGGACCCCGGCCTGGTCGCCCTGCACTTCCAGTACGGCCGCTACCTCTTGATCGCGAGCGCCCGGCCGGGGGGCCAGCCGCCGAACCTGCAAGGGCTCTGGAACGACGAGGTCCGCGCCCCGTGGAGCAGCAACTACACGGTGAACATCAACACCGAGATGAACCACTGGCCGGCCGAGTCGACCAATCTCGCGGAGTGCCACGAGCCGCTGTTCGGCCTGATCCGCGAGCTGGCGGTCAACGGCGCGAGGACGGCGAAGGTCAACTACGGCTGCGGCGGCTGGGTCTCGCATCACAACGTCGACCTCTGGCGGCAGTCGGCCCCCGTGGGCGACTACGGCCACGGCGACGCGAGTTGGGCCCTCTGGCCCATGTCCGGCCCCTGGCTCTGCCAGCACCTCTGGGAGCATTACGCGTTCGGCGGCGACGAGGCGTTCCTGAGGGAATCGGCTTATCCGTTGATGAAAGGCGCGGCGGAGTTCTGCCTCGATTTCCTGGTGGACGACGGCGACGGCCGGCTCGTCACCTCGCCTTCCACGTCGCCCGAGAACTGGTTCCTCGCGCCCGACGGCCGACGATCCGCCGTGAGCGCGGCGGCCACGATGGACCTGATGCTGATCCACGACCTGTTCACGCACTGCATCGCCGCGACGAAGGTCCTGGGCGTCGACGCGCCGTTCCGCGAGCGGCTGGAGACGGCCCTGGCGAAGCTGCTCCCGCTCCAGATCGGACCCGACGGCCGCCTTCAGGAATGGTCGAAGCCCTTCGCCGAGACCGAGCCGCACCATCGCCATCTGTCGCACCTCTGGGGCCTGTATCCCGGAAACCAGATCACCCGCGCGACGCCCGACCTGCTCGAAGCCGCGAGGAAGTCGCTGATCGCGCGGAGCGACGAGGGGACGGGCTGGTCGACCGGCTGGAAGATCAGCCTGTGGGCCCGGCTGGGCGACGGCGACCACGCCTTCGCCCTCATCGAGCGGACCTTGCGGCTCGGCCCCGGGGGCGTCTATGCGAACCTCTTCGGCAGCCATCCGCCGTTCCAGATGGACGGCAACTTCGCCTTCCCCGCCGGCGTGGCCGAGATGCTCCTTCAGAGCCACGAGGCCGACGGCGAGATCCATCTCCTCCCCGCCTTGCCCACCGCCTGGCCGACCGGCTCCGTCGCCGGCCTTCGCGCCCGAGGCGGCTTCGACGTCGACCTCGCCTGGAAGGACGGCCGCCTCAGCTCGACGACGATCCGCTCCCGCCTCGGCCGCAAGGCGACCGTGCGCTACGGCGAGAAGGCGGTGGAGGTCGAGACGAAGCCGGGGGGCGAGACGACGATGAACCAGGACCTGAGCGTCCGATCCGATCCCTGA
- a CDS encoding glycoside hydrolase N-terminal domain-containing protein, producing the protein MILHSAHAWAQSSAAGPPDRSLRLWYDRPAAAWLEALPLGDGSLGAMVYGGVPSERIQLNDATLWSGGPKDCDNPEALKALPEIRQLIREGRFADAHQLGTKMMGPYTQTYLPMGDLTLDFAGQGDPRDYRRSLDLDTAVASTTYTANDVHFTREAFVSHVDRALVVRLAASRPGALTFAAKLGSRLRFHIRADDGALVLRGKAPAHVDPNYYDRPNPVVYADDEAGEGMNFEVRLKALSDGEVVVGDDGLKVIGATTATLILTAGTSYNGFDRSPGKAGVDPAPIAAGRLAKAAARPYDDLLRDHIQDHQSLFRRVAIDLGPAAPGPWRSRPTGGSSGSARRTPAWSPCTSSTAATS; encoded by the coding sequence TTGATCCTTCACTCGGCGCATGCGTGGGCCCAGTCGTCCGCCGCAGGGCCGCCGGATCGGTCGCTCCGGCTCTGGTACGACAGGCCCGCCGCCGCCTGGCTCGAGGCGCTGCCGCTGGGCGACGGCTCGCTCGGCGCGATGGTGTACGGCGGCGTCCCGTCGGAGCGCATCCAGCTCAACGACGCCACGCTCTGGTCGGGCGGCCCCAAGGATTGTGACAATCCCGAGGCCCTCAAGGCCCTTCCCGAGATCCGCCAGCTGATCCGCGAGGGTCGGTTCGCCGACGCGCATCAGCTCGGTACGAAGATGATGGGCCCGTACACCCAGACGTACCTGCCGATGGGCGACCTGACGCTGGACTTCGCAGGCCAGGGCGACCCGCGCGACTACCGTCGCTCGCTCGACCTGGATACGGCCGTCGCCTCGACGACCTACACGGCGAACGACGTCCATTTCACGCGTGAGGCGTTCGTGTCGCACGTCGACCGGGCCCTGGTCGTCCGGCTGGCGGCGAGCCGCCCCGGCGCGCTCACGTTCGCGGCGAAGCTCGGCAGTCGACTCCGGTTCCACATCCGCGCCGACGACGGCGCGCTCGTCCTCCGGGGCAAGGCGCCGGCGCACGTCGACCCGAACTACTACGATCGCCCGAATCCCGTGGTCTACGCCGACGACGAGGCGGGCGAGGGGATGAACTTCGAGGTCCGGCTCAAGGCCCTCTCCGACGGCGAGGTCGTCGTCGGCGACGACGGGCTCAAGGTGATCGGCGCGACGACCGCGACGTTAATCCTCACGGCCGGGACCAGCTACAACGGCTTCGACAGGTCTCCGGGCAAGGCGGGCGTCGACCCCGCCCCGATCGCCGCCGGCCGGCTCGCGAAGGCCGCCGCCAGGCCGTACGACGATCTCTTGCGCGATCATATCCAGGATCATCAGAGTCTCTTCCGTCGGGTCGCGATCGACCTGGGCCCGGCGGCGCCGGGGCCGTGGAGGTCCCGACCGACCGGCGGGTCGAGCGGTTCGGCGCGAAGGACCCCGGCCTGGTCGCCCTGCACTTCCAGTACGGCCGCTACCTCTTGA